From a region of the Aerosakkonema funiforme FACHB-1375 genome:
- a CDS encoding aspartyl protease, which produces MISGRFGDIGELIFEIDLIAADGERFTIDALLDTGFTTGWLALDNQDVLSLGWAMIESERAMQTARGEAFFDIYEGRVVLDGQEYIIPVLAGDGIPESLLGLQWLKMLPLTVNYGAGVLTLG; this is translated from the coding sequence ATGATTTCAGGCAGGTTCGGTGATATCGGCGAGCTAATTTTTGAAATTGATTTAATCGCTGCTGATGGAGAAAGGTTCACTATTGATGCGCTACTAGATACAGGATTTACAACAGGCTGGCTGGCACTTGATAACCAAGATGTCCTAAGTCTGGGGTGGGCTATGATTGAAAGTGAACGAGCCATGCAAACGGCACGAGGCGAGGCATTTTTTGACATATATGAAGGAAGAGTTGTACTCGATGGACAAGAGTACATAATTCCGGTTTTGGCTGGGGACGGAATTCCCGAATCTCTACTGGGTTTGCAGTGGTTGAAAATGCTGCCGTTGACGGTGAATTATGGAGCAGGAGTGCTGACGCTGGGGTAA
- a CDS encoding hydantoinase B/oxoprolinase family protein: MYSNNGGWQFWIDRGGTFTDIVARRPDGHLVIHKLLSENPERYTDAAVQGIRDLLGITADTPIPADEIEVVKMGTTVATNALLERKGDRTVLLISKGFRDALRIGYQNRPDIFARHIILPEMLYDRVIEVEERYSADGKELLPVQTGYIRPLQQAYYEGIRSCAIVFIHGYRYPKHEKQVADIAHRIGFTQVSVSHQVSPLMKLVSRGDTTVVDAYLSPILRRYVERVSSNLGNTKLMFMQSNGGLTDAQLFQGKDSILSGPAGGIVGAVQTSLMAGFDKIITFDMGGTSTDVAHYNHKVDESCGVGVPPAPKLLRTGETPIPQGQTPIPQDIPQEQFAPQYERTFETEVAGVRLRTPMMAIHTVAAGGGSILYFDGARYRVGPESAGANPGPACYRKGGLLTVTDCNVMVGKLQPEFFPKVFGKDGDLPLDAEVVRQKFAQLAAEIGGESKPEEVAAGFLAIAVDKMANAIKKISLQRGYDVSEYTLCCFGGAGGQHACLIADALGMKQVFLHPYAGVLSAYGMGLADVRVIREKAVEAKLSEELLPLLQQVLEELVTEGKEELNRTGKMPVPQDTQVFCKLHLRYEGTDSSLIVDFGDVVGMRQLFEEAHRQRYGFIMSEKLLIVEAVSVEVVGKTDVPAESLIASKTTESASSIATVKMYAADAWQETPVYKREDLQPGDGIFGPAIIVEATGTNIIEPGWQAKLTNRNHLILQKSDRSPLSHPKSQIPNLKSPDPVMLEIFNNLFRAIAEQMGITLQNTAASVNIKERLDFSCAIFDGNGQLVANAPHIPVHLGSMSESVKSLIDNHGDNIKPGDVYVLNNPYNGGTHLPDITVITPVFNQANSSCGTGILPVTLEGGQDAHPTREGKEGGQDAHPTREGEQILFYVASRGHHADIGGITPGSMPPHSTNVEQEGILIDNFQLVEAGKFREKELLELLTSGSYPARNTAQNIADLQAQIAANKQGMEELHKMVEHYNLETVQAYMGFVQDNAEESVRRVIDVLKDGSFTCPLDNGSQIQVRIAIDKSTRSAKIDFTGTSPQLDSNFNAPAAVCKAAVLYVFRTLVNDDIPLNAGCLKPLEIIIPEGCMLNPHYPAAVVAGNVETSQAITDALYGALGVMAASQGTMNNFTFGNETYQYYETICGGAGAGADFDGTDAVHTHMTNSRLTDPEVLEWRFPVVLEAFSIRQNSGGNGLHRGGNGVIRRIRFREKMTAGILSGRRVVAPFGLHGGEAGAVGKNYVQRKDGTVEELGSTAVVEMNVGDVFIIETPGGGGYGV, from the coding sequence ATGTATTCAAATAATGGTGGTTGGCAATTCTGGATCGATCGAGGTGGTACGTTTACCGATATAGTGGCGCGGCGTCCCGACGGACATCTCGTAATTCACAAGCTGCTGTCAGAAAATCCGGAACGCTATACCGATGCAGCAGTGCAGGGAATTCGCGATCTTTTGGGAATTACTGCTGATACACCCATTCCAGCTGATGAGATTGAAGTCGTCAAGATGGGAACGACGGTGGCGACGAATGCGTTGCTGGAAAGAAAAGGCGATCGCACTGTTCTTCTCATTAGCAAAGGTTTCCGAGATGCCCTCCGCATCGGCTATCAAAATCGTCCCGATATCTTCGCCCGTCACATTATACTACCAGAAATGCTGTACGATCGCGTCATCGAAGTAGAAGAACGCTACAGCGCCGATGGCAAAGAATTACTTCCCGTACAAACTGGCTATATTCGACCTTTACAACAAGCTTATTATGAAGGAATTCGCAGCTGTGCAATTGTTTTCATACACGGTTATCGCTATCCCAAACACGAAAAACAAGTTGCAGATATCGCACATAGAATAGGTTTTACTCAAGTATCCGTATCCCACCAAGTCAGCCCTTTGATGAAGCTTGTCAGTCGCGGCGATACAACTGTTGTGGATGCTTATCTTTCCCCCATTTTACGGCGATATGTAGAGCGGGTTAGCAGTAATTTGGGTAATACCAAATTGATGTTTATGCAATCGAATGGGGGACTTACCGACGCACAATTATTTCAAGGCAAAGATAGCATTTTATCAGGCCCTGCTGGGGGAATTGTTGGTGCTGTGCAAACAAGTTTGATGGCAGGTTTCGATAAAATTATCACCTTCGATATGGGTGGTACTTCCACCGATGTTGCACATTACAACCATAAAGTCGATGAATCTTGTGGGGTAGGCGTCCCGCCTGCCCCTAAATTGCTAAGGACGGGCGAGACGCCCATCCCACAAGGCCAGACGCCCATCCCACAAGATATTCCACAAGAACAGTTTGCGCCACAATACGAACGCACATTTGAGACAGAAGTTGCGGGTGTGCGATTGCGGACGCCGATGATGGCAATTCACACTGTTGCAGCTGGTGGAGGTTCGATTCTATACTTTGATGGTGCGCGTTATCGCGTAGGGCCGGAGTCGGCGGGCGCAAATCCCGGCCCTGCTTGTTATCGCAAGGGTGGGCTGCTGACGGTGACGGATTGCAATGTGATGGTGGGCAAGTTGCAGCCGGAGTTTTTCCCGAAGGTGTTTGGGAAAGATGGCGATTTGCCGTTGGATGCAGAGGTGGTGCGGCAGAAGTTTGCACAACTGGCGGCGGAGATTGGAGGGGAGTCCAAACCGGAGGAGGTGGCGGCGGGATTTTTGGCGATCGCAGTCGATAAAATGGCAAACGCGATTAAAAAAATCTCTCTGCAACGCGGTTACGATGTGTCGGAATATACGCTTTGTTGTTTCGGCGGTGCGGGGGGACAACACGCTTGCTTAATTGCCGATGCGTTGGGGATGAAACAGGTGTTCCTCCATCCCTACGCGGGTGTTTTATCCGCTTATGGTATGGGTTTGGCGGATGTGCGCGTGATTCGGGAAAAGGCAGTGGAAGCAAAGTTGAGTGAGGAATTGTTGCCGTTGTTGCAACAGGTTTTGGAGGAGTTAGTCACAGAAGGGAAGGAGGAATTGAACCGCACAGGCAAGATGCCTGTGCCACAAGATACACAGGTTTTTTGCAAGCTGCATTTGCGATATGAGGGAACTGATTCGTCGCTGATTGTCGATTTTGGTGATGTTGTGGGGATGAGGCAGCTTTTTGAGGAGGCGCATCGCCAACGTTACGGTTTTATTATGTCAGAAAAGCTGCTGATTGTGGAGGCTGTTTCGGTTGAGGTGGTAGGTAAAACTGATGTGCCGGCAGAATCTTTAATTGCAAGCAAAACAACTGAATCTGCCTCATCTATAGCGACTGTAAAAATGTACGCGGCGGATGCTTGGCAGGAAACACCTGTTTACAAACGGGAGGATTTGCAACCGGGAGATGGCATTTTTGGCCCTGCAATTATTGTAGAAGCAACTGGTACAAATATCATAGAACCGGGTTGGCAAGCGAAACTCACAAACAGAAATCATTTGATTTTGCAAAAGAGCGATCGATCGCCGCTTTCCCATCCCAAATCCCAAATCCCAAATCTAAAATCTCCCGACCCGGTGATGTTGGAGATTTTCAATAATTTGTTTCGTGCGATCGCCGAACAAATGGGTATCACTTTGCAAAACACTGCGGCTTCCGTGAACATTAAAGAACGCCTCGATTTTTCCTGTGCAATTTTTGATGGCAACGGACAATTAGTTGCCAATGCGCCGCATATTCCAGTCCATCTCGGTTCCATGAGTGAAAGCGTCAAAAGTTTAATTGATAATCATGGCGATAATATCAAACCCGGCGATGTTTATGTTTTGAACAATCCCTACAACGGCGGCACTCATTTACCCGATATTACCGTTATTACTCCTGTATTTAACCAAGCAAACTCCTCTTGTGGGACAGGCATCTTGCCTGTCACTCTGGAAGGCGGGCAGGATGCCCACCCCACAAGAGAGGGTAAGGAGGGCGGGCAGGATGCCCACCCCACAAGAGAGGGTGAGCAAATTCTGTTCTACGTCGCCTCGCGAGGACACCATGCCGACATCGGCGGTATCACCCCAGGTTCCATGCCACCCCACAGCACAAATGTAGAACAAGAAGGCATATTAATAGATAATTTCCAATTAGTAGAAGCAGGAAAATTTCGGGAAAAGGAACTGCTAGAACTTCTCACATCTGGCAGCTATCCTGCCCGCAACACTGCCCAAAATATAGCAGATTTGCAAGCTCAAATTGCTGCTAACAAACAAGGTATGGAAGAACTCCACAAAATGGTGGAACATTACAATTTAGAAACGGTACAAGCTTACATGGGTTTTGTGCAGGATAATGCGGAAGAGTCGGTGCGTCGCGTTATCGATGTGTTGAAAGATGGCAGTTTCACCTGTCCTTTGGATAATGGGAGTCAGATTCAGGTGAGGATTGCGATCGACAAATCAACTCGCAGCGCCAAAATTGATTTTACCGGAACTTCCCCGCAACTGGATAGCAACTTCAACGCACCAGCAGCAGTGTGCAAAGCCGCAGTTTTGTACGTCTTCCGCACTTTAGTAAATGATGACATTCCCCTCAATGCAGGTTGCCTCAAACCTTTAGAAATTATCATTCCCGAAGGTTGTATGTTGAATCCGCACTATCCAGCTGCTGTAGTTGCGGGAAATGTGGAAACTTCCCAGGCAATTACCGATGCTTTGTACGGTGCTTTGGGAGTAATGGCAGCTTCTCAAGGAACGATGAATAACTTCACTTTTGGGAATGAAACATATCAATATTATGAAACGATTTGCGGTGGTGCTGGTGCTGGTGCTGATTTCGATGGCACCGATGCCGTTCACACGCATATGACGAATTCTCGCCTCACCGATCCAGAAGTTTTGGAATGGCGATTTCCGGTAGTTTTGGAGGCTTTTTCTATTCGGCAAAATAGCGGGGGTAATGGGCTTCATCGTGGCGGAAATGGGGTTATTCGACGTATTCGTTTCCGGGAAAAAATGACTGCTGGGATATTATCTGGGCGTCGGGTTGTTGCGCCTTTTGGGTTGCACGGTGGCGAAGCGGGTGCTGTCGGTAAAAATTACGTACAGCGAAAAGATGGAACTGTGGAAGAGTTGGGTAGTACCGCTGTGGTGGAGATGAATGTGGGGGATGTGTTTATAATTGAAACACCCGGAGGTGGTGGGTATGGTGTGTGA
- a CDS encoding MDR family MFS transporter translates to MTDAAAKKTPQKPPDDRIPLKTWIGLFGTILGAFMAVLDIQITNASLQQIQAALGATLEEGSWIATAYLVAEIVVIPLTGWLSRVFSLRWYLLVNAGLFTFFSICCAWAWDLNSMIVFRALQGLTGGVLIPMSFTYILTNLPPAKQTIGLAMFAITATFAPSIGPTLGGWLTENYSWQYVFYLNLFPGLLLLAAVWYAVEPQPIQLHLLKDGDWGGIIAMAIGLGSLQVVLEEGSRKDWFSSDLIVRLTVIAVIFLAIFFWIEFTRRKPFINLRLLGRRNFGLASIVNVSLGVGLYGSIYILPLYLAQIQRYNAMQIGEVIMWGGMPQLFIVPFVPKLMQKIDTRIMIAVGISLFAVSCFMNSNMTHDTGIDQLRWSQLVRAMGQPLIMVPLSSIATAGIEAEQAGSASGLFNMMRNMGGSLGIAILATLLTRREQFHSNRLGDAISLYDPQTQQRIEEMTQFFVSRGADLSTARDRAIAAISNIVRREAFVMAFNDCFYIVGCALLLSGIAIIFFKKVKATGGGAAH, encoded by the coding sequence ATGACTGATGCAGCTGCTAAAAAAACACCGCAAAAACCCCCAGACGATCGCATACCTTTAAAAACTTGGATTGGACTTTTCGGGACAATCTTGGGCGCATTTATGGCGGTGTTGGATATCCAAATCACCAACGCCTCCTTGCAACAAATTCAGGCAGCATTGGGTGCAACTTTAGAAGAAGGTTCTTGGATTGCTACCGCTTATCTCGTCGCGGAAATTGTGGTAATTCCGCTAACAGGCTGGCTATCGCGAGTATTTTCCCTGCGCTGGTATTTGTTAGTCAATGCCGGCTTATTTACTTTCTTTTCTATATGCTGCGCTTGGGCGTGGGATTTGAATTCTATGATTGTGTTTCGCGCCTTGCAGGGGTTGACGGGTGGCGTTTTAATTCCGATGTCGTTTACTTATATTCTCACAAATCTACCGCCTGCAAAACAAACGATCGGTTTAGCGATGTTTGCGATTACAGCAACTTTTGCACCCTCAATTGGCCCCACTTTGGGAGGATGGCTGACGGAAAATTACAGTTGGCAATACGTTTTTTACTTAAATTTGTTTCCCGGTTTGCTGTTGCTGGCTGCGGTTTGGTATGCTGTGGAACCTCAACCGATACAACTGCATCTGCTTAAAGATGGAGATTGGGGCGGAATTATTGCGATGGCGATCGGCTTGGGTTCGCTGCAAGTTGTTTTGGAAGAAGGTAGTCGTAAAGATTGGTTTTCTAGCGATTTGATTGTGCGTTTAACTGTAATAGCCGTTATTTTTCTAGCTATATTTTTCTGGATTGAATTTACCAGGAGAAAACCTTTTATCAATTTACGTTTGCTAGGACGGCGCAATTTTGGTTTAGCCAGTATTGTCAACGTATCGCTTGGGGTAGGTTTGTACGGTTCCATCTATATTTTACCTTTGTACTTAGCCCAAATTCAAAGATACAATGCGATGCAAATTGGTGAAGTAATTATGTGGGGTGGAATGCCGCAATTATTCATAGTGCCATTCGTGCCTAAGTTAATGCAAAAAATCGATACCCGCATCATGATTGCTGTGGGCATCAGTTTATTTGCTGTCAGCTGTTTTATGAACTCGAATATGACGCACGATACTGGTATCGATCAGTTACGTTGGTCGCAACTTGTTCGCGCTATGGGACAACCTTTAATTATGGTACCTCTTTCATCAATTGCTACTGCTGGAATTGAAGCGGAACAAGCTGGATCTGCTTCTGGTTTGTTTAATATGATGCGAAATATGGGCGGTTCGTTAGGAATTGCAATTTTGGCAACTTTGCTAACTCGGCGAGAGCAATTTCATTCCAATCGTTTAGGAGATGCTATTTCGTTGTACGATCCGCAAACGCAGCAGCGCATCGAAGAAATGACCCAGTTTTTTGTGAGTCGGGGGGCGGATTTAAGTACGGCGAGAGATCGAGCGATCGCAGCGATTAGCAATATCGTTCGCCGCGAAGCTTTCGTGATGGCTTTCAACGATTGTTTTTACATAGTTGGTTGCGCTTTATTGCTGAGTGGTATTGCCATTATCTTCTTCAAAAAGGTAAAGGCAACTGGTGGTGGTGCTGCACATTAA
- a CDS encoding cytochrome P450, which produces MSQDLFELPGPEGNTIVGNLAELGQDPLGFLTKCTREYGDIVPLRLGLTPACLLTQPEYIEQVLKERILFIKSKGIRALRSFIGEGLLSSEGDWWQHQRRLIQPVFSHKRIAGYGQIMVAYAERAIDTWQDGETRDIHDEMMQLTLNIVMKCLFNQDITEGEAKNVAYAIDVAMHWFENKRKQGFFIWEWFPRPENIRYKNAIQQMDKSIYHLIEERRTSGEDTGDLLSMLMQVKDEEDGSQMTDKQLRDETITLMLAGHETTANTLSWTWMLLSQHPEVRSKLQAELKEVLDSRSATVADLPKLRYTEMIIKEAMRLYPPVPIMTREATQDCEIGGYEVPAGCQVMMSQWVMHRNPRYFEDPEVFQPERWANDLEKQLPRGVYFPFGDGPRTCIGKGFAMMEAVLLLATIAQKFEVNVVQDYAIVPQPSITLRPEYGIKVTLKKS; this is translated from the coding sequence ATGAGTCAAGACCTATTTGAATTACCCGGCCCAGAAGGAAATACCATAGTCGGCAACCTGGCCGAGTTGGGTCAAGATCCGTTGGGTTTTTTGACGAAATGTACCCGCGAATATGGCGATATTGTACCCCTGCGCTTGGGCTTAACACCAGCGTGTCTGTTGACTCAGCCTGAATATATCGAACAAGTTCTCAAAGAGAGAATCTTATTCATAAAATCTAAAGGCATAAGGGCGCTGCGAAGCTTTATAGGCGAAGGACTTCTCAGCAGTGAAGGAGACTGGTGGCAGCATCAGCGACGCCTGATTCAACCAGTATTTTCCCATAAGCGCATTGCAGGTTACGGTCAGATTATGGTTGCTTATGCCGAAAGGGCGATCGATACTTGGCAAGATGGCGAAACTCGCGATATTCACGATGAAATGATGCAGCTAACATTAAATATTGTGATGAAGTGCCTGTTTAACCAGGATATTACGGAGGGAGAAGCTAAAAATGTAGCTTATGCGATCGATGTGGCAATGCACTGGTTTGAAAATAAGCGCAAGCAAGGTTTTTTTATTTGGGAATGGTTTCCCAGACCGGAAAATATCCGCTACAAAAATGCCATCCAGCAAATGGATAAAAGCATTTATCACCTGATTGAGGAACGGCGTACTAGCGGTGAAGATACCGGAGATCTGCTGTCAATGTTGATGCAGGTAAAAGATGAAGAAGATGGCAGCCAAATGACAGATAAGCAATTGCGAGATGAAACGATCACCCTGATGTTAGCAGGTCACGAAACTACGGCGAATACTCTGTCGTGGACGTGGATGCTTTTATCTCAACATCCGGAAGTGCGTAGCAAATTGCAAGCGGAGTTAAAAGAGGTACTTGACTCCCGTTCTGCTACTGTTGCGGATCTGCCGAAATTGCGCTACACCGAGATGATTATTAAGGAAGCAATGCGACTTTATCCACCCGTACCGATAATGACTCGCGAAGCAACTCAGGATTGCGAAATAGGCGGATATGAAGTGCCTGCTGGATGTCAAGTGATGATGAGTCAGTGGGTGATGCACCGCAATCCTCGCTATTTTGAAGATCCAGAAGTATTTCAGCCGGAACGCTGGGCTAACGATTTAGAAAAGCAACTTCCCAGGGGGGTTTATTTTCCGTTCGGTGATGGCCCACGTACTTGTATCGGTAAAGGATTTGCGATGATGGAAGCGGTTTTGTTGTTGGCGACAATTGCCCAAAAGTTTGAAGTTAATGTCGTGCAAGATTATGCGATCGTACCTCAACCTTCGATTACTCTGCGACCGGAATACGGGATTAAAGTAACGCTGAAGAAAAGTTAG
- a CDS encoding MFS transporter, with protein MKIDKNRFGQILRALKSRNFRLFFLGQGISLIGTWITQVATIWVVYQLTNSALLLGVTGFASQIPNFILAPFGGIFGDRWNRHRLLVITQILLMMQSLTLAFLALTGKIQIWHMIVLSISQGTINAFEMPIRQAFVVEMVENREDLGNAIALNSSLFNSARLLGPGIAGLLIAAVGAGVCFLIDGLSFIAVIASLLAMNIKPREIAFINPNHWERLKEGFVYSFNFPPIRAILMLLALVSFMGTSYMVLVPVFATKILHGSADTLGFLMAASGVGAFVAAIYLSARQSIAGIDKLIVLSSLIWGIGLIAFGISRTPWVSLLMMFVIGFGSVLLFTSCNTLLQTIVDDDKRGRVMSLYIMAFSTIPLGNLCAGTLAEKIGASYTLVISGIFCILGALVFVKQLPSLKEFIHPLYAKIGILR; from the coding sequence ATGAAAATTGATAAAAACAGATTCGGGCAGATTCTGCGTGCCTTAAAATCGAGAAATTTTCGGCTTTTTTTCTTAGGGCAAGGCATTTCTCTGATTGGTACTTGGATTACACAAGTTGCCACGATCTGGGTAGTTTATCAGTTGACAAATTCTGCCCTTCTTCTGGGAGTAACGGGATTTGCCAGTCAAATTCCTAACTTTATCCTGGCTCCTTTTGGGGGGATTTTTGGAGATCGGTGGAATCGGCACAGATTGTTGGTGATTACGCAAATTTTGCTGATGATGCAGTCTTTAACGCTGGCATTTCTGGCGCTAACGGGGAAAATTCAGATTTGGCATATGATTGTTTTGAGCATTAGTCAAGGTACGATTAATGCTTTTGAAATGCCAATTCGTCAGGCTTTTGTGGTAGAAATGGTGGAAAATAGGGAAGACTTGGGAAATGCGATCGCTCTCAATTCTTCCCTATTTAACAGCGCTAGGTTACTTGGCCCAGGTATAGCAGGTTTGCTAATTGCCGCTGTTGGTGCTGGTGTATGTTTTCTGATTGACGGACTCAGCTTTATTGCCGTGATTGCCTCCCTGTTAGCTATGAATATTAAGCCCAGGGAAATAGCATTTATCAATCCAAATCATTGGGAAAGATTAAAAGAAGGATTTGTTTATTCATTTAACTTTCCACCCATTCGGGCTATACTAATGCTGCTTGCTTTAGTCAGTTTCATGGGAACTTCGTATATGGTTCTTGTGCCTGTTTTTGCTACCAAAATTCTGCATGGCAGTGCCGATACATTAGGGTTTTTGATGGCGGCTTCAGGAGTGGGTGCTTTCGTGGCAGCTATTTATCTGAGTGCGCGTCAAAGCATAGCTGGAATCGACAAATTGATTGTCTTATCGTCGCTAATTTGGGGAATAGGTCTGATTGCTTTTGGCATTTCCCGTACACCCTGGGTTTCTTTATTAATGATGTTTGTAATTGGTTTTGGCTCGGTGCTTCTATTTACCAGCTGCAATACATTGTTACAAACCATTGTTGACGATGATAAACGCGGCAGAGTGATGAGTCTTTACATCATGGCTTTTAGTACGATACCGCTTGGCAATTTATGCGCTGGTACATTAGCTGAAAAGATTGGTGCTAGCTATACGTTAGTAATTTCTGGCATCTTTTGTATTTTGGGTGCGCTCGTTTTTGTTAAACAGCTTCCATCTTTAAAAGAGTTTATTCACCCGCTTTATGCAAAAATTGGCATCCTCCGTTAG
- a CDS encoding HlyD family efflux transporter periplasmic adaptor subunit: protein MKRSNTAVINGQKPAVADVESELLTADKQQTLPVIEPEIEKEKEDLTAPQKAPRKKVKQLILAALGIGAIATAGNFGYHYWQYASTHEETDNATVAGHILNVSSRVNGTVAQVLADDNQLVQKGQPLIKLDPGDFQVKVQNSEAALEAARRQAAAAQANIALAAQTAQAKTATAQGDVGAAVAAISTAQAAVKEAESGVPAAEAAVKQAQAGVPQAQAAQAAAEAGVQQAQAVLAAAQAGVPQAQAAVKEAEAGVAAAQAQLAQAQATLERAETDYNRYNSLYASGAIARQQLETAKAAYDVAQAQKTAAQQGIQQAQARVAQATEGVGRAQAQVAQAQQGIATAQAQVAQARENVVRAQAQVAEAKEGVTRAQAKVAQAKEGVASTQAKLAASKGGLQQATASNQQTEVNRSQYEAAQAAIAQSQAALKDAQLQLSYTEIAAPAAGRIGRKSVEVGQRVQAGTPLMAIVSDEYWVVANFKETQLERMKPGEEVEIKLDAFPHQTFKGRVDSFSPASGSQFALLPPDNATGNFTKVVQRIPVKVVFDADSIKGYESRIAPGMSAVVSVAVKAKGEN, encoded by the coding sequence GTGAAACGCTCAAACACAGCAGTAATAAACGGACAAAAACCCGCAGTTGCGGATGTAGAAAGCGAGTTGCTGACTGCGGACAAACAGCAAACCCTGCCGGTGATAGAGCCGGAGATTGAGAAAGAGAAAGAGGATTTAACAGCGCCTCAAAAAGCTCCGCGCAAGAAAGTAAAGCAGCTAATTTTGGCGGCTTTGGGAATAGGTGCGATCGCTACAGCTGGTAACTTTGGCTATCATTACTGGCAATATGCTTCCACTCACGAAGAAACAGACAACGCTACAGTTGCCGGACACATTCTCAATGTCAGCAGTAGAGTTAACGGTACAGTAGCACAAGTGCTGGCAGACGATAACCAGCTAGTGCAAAAAGGTCAGCCATTAATAAAGCTCGATCCAGGCGACTTTCAAGTCAAAGTGCAAAACAGCGAAGCAGCGCTAGAAGCGGCGAGGCGTCAAGCTGCTGCGGCACAAGCTAACATCGCCCTAGCGGCACAAACTGCCCAAGCCAAAACAGCCACAGCCCAAGGAGATGTGGGCGCGGCTGTAGCCGCCATTTCTACCGCACAAGCAGCAGTGAAAGAAGCGGAGTCGGGAGTTCCGGCTGCTGAAGCGGCAGTCAAGCAAGCCCAAGCGGGAGTACCGCAGGCACAAGCCGCACAAGCCGCAGCTGAAGCTGGCGTGCAGCAAGCCCAAGCCGTACTTGCCGCAGCGCAAGCGGGAGTGCCCCAAGCGCAAGCAGCGGTTAAAGAAGCCGAAGCTGGTGTAGCGGCGGCGCAGGCTCAGTTAGCGCAAGCTCAGGCTACTTTGGAAAGGGCGGAAACCGACTATAACAGGTATAACAGTTTGTATGCTTCTGGTGCGATCGCCCGTCAGCAACTGGAGACTGCTAAAGCAGCTTACGATGTAGCGCAAGCCCAAAAAACCGCCGCCCAACAAGGAATTCAACAAGCCCAGGCACGAGTAGCGCAAGCCACCGAAGGTGTAGGTAGAGCCCAAGCGCAAGTGGCGCAAGCGCAACAAGGCATAGCGACAGCCCAAGCGCAAGTGGCGCAAGCGAGAGAAAACGTAGTGAGAGCCCAAGCGCAAGTGGCTGAAGCGAAAGAAGGGGTAACTAGAGCGCAAGCCAAAGTTGCCCAAGCTAAAGAAGGTGTAGCCAGCACCCAAGCCAAACTCGCCGCATCCAAGGGAGGATTGCAACAGGCGACAGCCAGCAATCAACAAACTGAAGTGAACCGCAGTCAGTACGAAGCTGCACAAGCTGCGATCGCACAATCGCAAGCTGCTCTCAAAGACGCGCAGTTGCAATTATCTTACACCGAAATCGCCGCCCCTGCTGCGGGAAGGATCGGTCGCAAATCTGTAGAAGTCGGACAAAGAGTGCAAGCGGGAACTCCTTTGATGGCAATTGTCAGTGACGAATATTGGGTAGTTGCCAACTTCAAAGAAACTCAATTGGAGAGGATGAAACCGGGAGAAGAAGTAGAAATCAAACTCGATGCCTTTCCTCATCAGACATTTAAAGGTCGGGTTGATAGTTTCTCCCCCGCTTCCGGTTCTCAATTTGCCTTATTACCGCCGGATAACGCCACCGGCAACTTCACCAAAGTTGTGCAGCGCATTCCAGTTAAAGTTGTTTTCGATGCTGACAGTATCAAAGGATATGAATCGCGCATCGCTCCTGGGATGTCAGCTGTAGTCAGCGTCGCAGTCAAGGCAAAGGGAGAAAACTAG
- a CDS encoding MarR family winged helix-turn-helix transcriptional regulator: MISPSVERKLAKGWQEVLAPQGLGYRIKLLSQMLSRKFQDRLEPYGLTPFHWVVLCCLWQEDGLATSSIGEKLQQVGGTLTGVLDRMEERGLIRRERDSRDRRIWRIWLTEAGKELKHVLPPIAVEIREEAMQGISEAERERLSELVDVAIANLS; this comes from the coding sequence ATGATTTCTCCATCTGTGGAGCGGAAATTGGCGAAGGGCTGGCAGGAAGTTTTAGCACCGCAGGGTTTGGGCTATCGGATTAAGCTGCTGTCCCAGATGTTATCTCGCAAATTTCAAGACCGACTGGAACCTTACGGCCTGACTCCTTTCCACTGGGTTGTACTGTGCTGTTTGTGGCAAGAAGATGGCTTAGCTACCTCCAGCATAGGGGAAAAGCTGCAACAGGTGGGAGGTACTTTGACGGGGGTGCTAGACCGGATGGAGGAACGGGGACTGATTCGCCGGGAAAGGGATAGCCGCGATCGCCGCATTTGGCGGATTTGGTTGACTGAAGCTGGCAAGGAACTGAAGCACGTACTGCCTCCTATTGCCGTAGAAATCCGCGAAGAAGCGATGCAAGGCATTTCAGAGGCAGAAAGGGAACGGCTTTCCGAACTGGTGGATGTGGCGATCGCAAATCTTTCATAG